One region of Oryza glaberrima chromosome 7, OglaRS2, whole genome shotgun sequence genomic DNA includes:
- the LOC127779404 gene encoding uncharacterized protein LOC127779404 isoform X3 — protein MVISGYHPIYLIVSCILLVGKQMGKMCICMMWAPLRYMKLVSIPLDISVFNWSKASITSLHEEDGIVMKMSRTKSLMAMSYFLNLSDIAVFQFKKMMSTSTIPEKQGGVSVMSTSTVSEKQGGGCVELDSTKNKDREIEAIVSKIISREYRQRMDAMVLQDLYQKLGTTIGDSNVSHESLTAIVSSAIKKSSPSAEAEWDAVIGILVHHFRIRGQGGPSAPSTPAGKSDGGTSDDEESMSTKVDTMLTYLNLPDGPRKWLTARVKVLEKEGKAKGSSKMKIWKLMLRIFWWITLMLWFFNVVSDACTSVPKAYEFVCYFWSFVRDYFK, from the exons ATGGTGATATCAGGATACCATCCTATATATCTAATAGTTTCCTGCATTCTGCTGGTTGGCAAGCAGATG GGAAAAATGTGTATCTGCATGATGTGGGCACCTCTGCGTTATATGAAATTGGTCAGCATACCATTGGATATTTCAGTGTTCAATTGGAGCAAGGCATCAATTACATCACTGCATGAAGAAGATGGTATCGTCATGAAAATGTCAAGGACTAAAAGCCTCATGGCAATGAGCTATTTCTTAAATTTAAG CGACATTGCTGTTTTTCAATTCAAAAAAATGATGTCAACAAGTACGATACCTGAAAAGCAAGGAGGAGTGTCTGTGATGTCAACGAGTACAGTCTCTGAAAAACAAGGAGGGGGTTGTGTTGAACTG GACtccaccaaaaacaaggatAGAGAAATAGAAGCTATTGTGAGCAAGATTATATCTAGGGAGTACCGCCAGAGGATGGATGCTATGGTTTTGCAGGACTTATATCAGAAACTGGGCACCACAATTGGAGATTCGAATGTATCCCATGAGAGTCTTACTGCTATTGTATCTTCTGCCATCAAGAAATCTTCTCCCAGTGCAGAAGCTGAGTGGGATGCAGTCATTGGCATTCTCGTTCATCACTTCAGGATCAGAGGACAGGGAGGTCCATCTGCACCTTCTACACCTGCTGGTAAATCTGATGGTGGTACTTCAGACGATGAAGAGTCAATGTCAACGAAGGTGGATACCATGCTTACGTATCTGAACCTTCCGGATGGCCCACGTAAGTGGCTTACAGCTCGGGTTAAGGTCCTCGAAAAGGAGGGGAAAGCCAAAGGTTCCTCTAAGATGAAGATCTGGAAGTTAATGCTCCGGATTTTCTGGTGGATTACTTTAATGCTTTGGTTCTTCAACGTCGTCTCTGACGCTTGCACATCAGTTCCCAAGGCATATGAGTTCGTTTGCTACTTCTGGTCGTTCGTTCGTGATTACTTCAAGTAG
- the LOC127779404 gene encoding uncharacterized protein LOC127779404 isoform X5, with the protein MNKVIHGDIRIPSYISNSFLHSAGWQADVFNWSKASITSLHEEDGIVMKMSRTKSLMAMSYFLNLSDIAVFQFKKMMSTSTIPEKQGGVSVMSTSTVSEKQGGGCVELDSTKNKDREIEAIVSKIISREYRQRMDAMVLQDLYQKLGTTIGDSNVSHESLTAIVSSAIKKSSPSAEAEWDAVIGILVHHFRIRGQGGPSAPSTPAGKSDGGTSDDEESMSTKVDTMLTYLNLPDGPRKWLTARVKVLEKEGKAKGSSKMKIWKLMLRIFWWITLMLWFFNVVSDACTSVPKAYEFVCYFWSFVRDYFK; encoded by the exons ATGAACAAGGTTATACATGGTGATATCAGGATACCATCCTATATATCTAATAGTTTCCTGCATTCTGCTGGTTGGCAAGCAGATG TGTTCAATTGGAGCAAGGCATCAATTACATCACTGCATGAAGAAGATGGTATCGTCATGAAAATGTCAAGGACTAAAAGCCTCATGGCAATGAGCTATTTCTTAAATTTAAG CGACATTGCTGTTTTTCAATTCAAAAAAATGATGTCAACAAGTACGATACCTGAAAAGCAAGGAGGAGTGTCTGTGATGTCAACGAGTACAGTCTCTGAAAAACAAGGAGGGGGTTGTGTTGAACTG GACtccaccaaaaacaaggatAGAGAAATAGAAGCTATTGTGAGCAAGATTATATCTAGGGAGTACCGCCAGAGGATGGATGCTATGGTTTTGCAGGACTTATATCAGAAACTGGGCACCACAATTGGAGATTCGAATGTATCCCATGAGAGTCTTACTGCTATTGTATCTTCTGCCATCAAGAAATCTTCTCCCAGTGCAGAAGCTGAGTGGGATGCAGTCATTGGCATTCTCGTTCATCACTTCAGGATCAGAGGACAGGGAGGTCCATCTGCACCTTCTACACCTGCTGGTAAATCTGATGGTGGTACTTCAGACGATGAAGAGTCAATGTCAACGAAGGTGGATACCATGCTTACGTATCTGAACCTTCCGGATGGCCCACGTAAGTGGCTTACAGCTCGGGTTAAGGTCCTCGAAAAGGAGGGGAAAGCCAAAGGTTCCTCTAAGATGAAGATCTGGAAGTTAATGCTCCGGATTTTCTGGTGGATTACTTTAATGCTTTGGTTCTTCAACGTCGTCTCTGACGCTTGCACATCAGTTCCCAAGGCATATGAGTTCGTTTGCTACTTCTGGTCGTTCGTTCGTGATTACTTCAAGTAG
- the LOC127779404 gene encoding uncharacterized protein LOC127779404 isoform X2, with product MNKVIHGDIRIPSYISNSFLHSAGWQADVFNWSKASITSLHEEDGIVMKMSRTKSLMAMSYFLNLSFLGVLGNGGGVPGQIRNFTSCGGGGGGGVLTGFLTGRSSDIAVFQFKKMMSTSTIPEKQGGVSVMSTSTVSEKQGGGCVELDSTKNKDREIEAIVSKIISREYRQRMDAMVLQDLYQKLGTTIGDSNVSHESLTAIVSSAIKKSSPSAEAEWDAVIGILVHHFRIRGQGGPSAPSTPAGKSDGGTSDDEESMSTKVDTMLTYLNLPDGPRKWLTARVKVLEKEGKAKGSSKMKIWKLMLRIFWWITLMLWFFNVVSDACTSVPKAYEFVCYFWSFVRDYFK from the exons ATGAACAAGGTTATACATGGTGATATCAGGATACCATCCTATATATCTAATAGTTTCCTGCATTCTGCTGGTTGGCAAGCAGATG TGTTCAATTGGAGCAAGGCATCAATTACATCACTGCATGAAGAAGATGGTATCGTCATGAAAATGTCAAGGACTAAAAGCCTCATGGCAATGAGCTATTTCTTAAATTTAAG CTTCTTAGGGGTACTGGGTAATGGTGGTGGTGTCCCGGGCCAGATCCGTAACTTTACAtcctgtggtggtggtggtggtggtggtgttctcACGGGCTTCCTCACTGGGCGTTCTAG CGACATTGCTGTTTTTCAATTCAAAAAAATGATGTCAACAAGTACGATACCTGAAAAGCAAGGAGGAGTGTCTGTGATGTCAACGAGTACAGTCTCTGAAAAACAAGGAGGGGGTTGTGTTGAACTG GACtccaccaaaaacaaggatAGAGAAATAGAAGCTATTGTGAGCAAGATTATATCTAGGGAGTACCGCCAGAGGATGGATGCTATGGTTTTGCAGGACTTATATCAGAAACTGGGCACCACAATTGGAGATTCGAATGTATCCCATGAGAGTCTTACTGCTATTGTATCTTCTGCCATCAAGAAATCTTCTCCCAGTGCAGAAGCTGAGTGGGATGCAGTCATTGGCATTCTCGTTCATCACTTCAGGATCAGAGGACAGGGAGGTCCATCTGCACCTTCTACACCTGCTGGTAAATCTGATGGTGGTACTTCAGACGATGAAGAGTCAATGTCAACGAAGGTGGATACCATGCTTACGTATCTGAACCTTCCGGATGGCCCACGTAAGTGGCTTACAGCTCGGGTTAAGGTCCTCGAAAAGGAGGGGAAAGCCAAAGGTTCCTCTAAGATGAAGATCTGGAAGTTAATGCTCCGGATTTTCTGGTGGATTACTTTAATGCTTTGGTTCTTCAACGTCGTCTCTGACGCTTGCACATCAGTTCCCAAGGCATATGAGTTCGTTTGCTACTTCTGGTCGTTCGTTCGTGATTACTTCAAGTAG
- the LOC127779404 gene encoding uncharacterized protein LOC127779404 isoform X4 — protein MAAAAAAGARRLVIRASAQGLSDRPATLVRRPDYFVSSSLGFLGVLGNGGGVPGQIRNFTSCGGGGGGGVLTGFLTGRSSDIAVFQFKKMMSTSTIPEKQGGVSVMSTSTVSEKQGGGCVELDSTKNKDREIEAIVSKIISREYRQRMDAMVLQDLYQKLGTTIGDSNVSHESLTAIVSSAIKKSSPSAEAEWDAVIGILVHHFRIRGQGGPSAPSTPAGKSDGGTSDDEESMSTKVDTMLTYLNLPDGPRKWLTARVKVLEKEGKAKGSSKMKIWKLMLRIFWWITLMLWFFNVVSDACTSVPKAYEFVCYFWSFVRDYFK, from the exons atggccgccgccgccgccgcgggcgcgcgccgcctcgtcaTCCGGGCCTCGGCGCAGGGCCTGTCCGACCGCCCAGCTACCCTCGTGAGGCGCCCGGACTACTTCGTCAGCTCCTCCCTAGG CTTCTTAGGGGTACTGGGTAATGGTGGTGGTGTCCCGGGCCAGATCCGTAACTTTACAtcctgtggtggtggtggtggtggtggtgttctcACGGGCTTCCTCACTGGGCGTTCTAG CGACATTGCTGTTTTTCAATTCAAAAAAATGATGTCAACAAGTACGATACCTGAAAAGCAAGGAGGAGTGTCTGTGATGTCAACGAGTACAGTCTCTGAAAAACAAGGAGGGGGTTGTGTTGAACTG GACtccaccaaaaacaaggatAGAGAAATAGAAGCTATTGTGAGCAAGATTATATCTAGGGAGTACCGCCAGAGGATGGATGCTATGGTTTTGCAGGACTTATATCAGAAACTGGGCACCACAATTGGAGATTCGAATGTATCCCATGAGAGTCTTACTGCTATTGTATCTTCTGCCATCAAGAAATCTTCTCCCAGTGCAGAAGCTGAGTGGGATGCAGTCATTGGCATTCTCGTTCATCACTTCAGGATCAGAGGACAGGGAGGTCCATCTGCACCTTCTACACCTGCTGGTAAATCTGATGGTGGTACTTCAGACGATGAAGAGTCAATGTCAACGAAGGTGGATACCATGCTTACGTATCTGAACCTTCCGGATGGCCCACGTAAGTGGCTTACAGCTCGGGTTAAGGTCCTCGAAAAGGAGGGGAAAGCCAAAGGTTCCTCTAAGATGAAGATCTGGAAGTTAATGCTCCGGATTTTCTGGTGGATTACTTTAATGCTTTGGTTCTTCAACGTCGTCTCTGACGCTTGCACATCAGTTCCCAAGGCATATGAGTTCGTTTGCTACTTCTGGTCGTTCGTTCGTGATTACTTCAAGTAG
- the LOC127779404 gene encoding uncharacterized protein LOC127779404 isoform X1, which yields MVISGYHPIYLIVSCILLVGKQMGKMCICMMWAPLRYMKLVSIPLDISVFNWSKASITSLHEEDGIVMKMSRTKSLMAMSYFLNLSFLGVLGNGGGVPGQIRNFTSCGGGGGGGVLTGFLTGRSSDIAVFQFKKMMSTSTIPEKQGGVSVMSTSTVSEKQGGGCVELDSTKNKDREIEAIVSKIISREYRQRMDAMVLQDLYQKLGTTIGDSNVSHESLTAIVSSAIKKSSPSAEAEWDAVIGILVHHFRIRGQGGPSAPSTPAGKSDGGTSDDEESMSTKVDTMLTYLNLPDGPRKWLTARVKVLEKEGKAKGSSKMKIWKLMLRIFWWITLMLWFFNVVSDACTSVPKAYEFVCYFWSFVRDYFK from the exons ATGGTGATATCAGGATACCATCCTATATATCTAATAGTTTCCTGCATTCTGCTGGTTGGCAAGCAGATG GGAAAAATGTGTATCTGCATGATGTGGGCACCTCTGCGTTATATGAAATTGGTCAGCATACCATTGGATATTTCAGTGTTCAATTGGAGCAAGGCATCAATTACATCACTGCATGAAGAAGATGGTATCGTCATGAAAATGTCAAGGACTAAAAGCCTCATGGCAATGAGCTATTTCTTAAATTTAAG CTTCTTAGGGGTACTGGGTAATGGTGGTGGTGTCCCGGGCCAGATCCGTAACTTTACAtcctgtggtggtggtggtggtggtggtgttctcACGGGCTTCCTCACTGGGCGTTCTAG CGACATTGCTGTTTTTCAATTCAAAAAAATGATGTCAACAAGTACGATACCTGAAAAGCAAGGAGGAGTGTCTGTGATGTCAACGAGTACAGTCTCTGAAAAACAAGGAGGGGGTTGTGTTGAACTG GACtccaccaaaaacaaggatAGAGAAATAGAAGCTATTGTGAGCAAGATTATATCTAGGGAGTACCGCCAGAGGATGGATGCTATGGTTTTGCAGGACTTATATCAGAAACTGGGCACCACAATTGGAGATTCGAATGTATCCCATGAGAGTCTTACTGCTATTGTATCTTCTGCCATCAAGAAATCTTCTCCCAGTGCAGAAGCTGAGTGGGATGCAGTCATTGGCATTCTCGTTCATCACTTCAGGATCAGAGGACAGGGAGGTCCATCTGCACCTTCTACACCTGCTGGTAAATCTGATGGTGGTACTTCAGACGATGAAGAGTCAATGTCAACGAAGGTGGATACCATGCTTACGTATCTGAACCTTCCGGATGGCCCACGTAAGTGGCTTACAGCTCGGGTTAAGGTCCTCGAAAAGGAGGGGAAAGCCAAAGGTTCCTCTAAGATGAAGATCTGGAAGTTAATGCTCCGGATTTTCTGGTGGATTACTTTAATGCTTTGGTTCTTCAACGTCGTCTCTGACGCTTGCACATCAGTTCCCAAGGCATATGAGTTCGTTTGCTACTTCTGGTCGTTCGTTCGTGATTACTTCAAGTAG